In Acipenser ruthenus chromosome 16, fAciRut3.2 maternal haplotype, whole genome shotgun sequence, the following proteins share a genomic window:
- the LOC117412193 gene encoding cytochrome b-245 heavy chain has translation MGNWVVNHGLSALILVVWMGINIFIFVYFYLFYDLGPQFFYTRHLLGPALAWARAPAAVLNFNCLLILLPVCRNLLSFIRGSCACFRRSMRKQLDKNLSFHKLVAYMIGLMTAVHTIAHLLNLEWLNNSRQGDYDNLSTELSEIGDHSNETFLNPIRSPSTTPSYVAFTTIAGITGVIITLSLILIITSSMEVIRRSYYEVFWYTHHLFIIFFAGLVFHGAGRIVRSQTKDSMYEHNVTYCKDRPLDWGKIPECPMPQFAGGAPGTWMWVLGPMVLYVFERILRLYRSLQKVILRKTVIHPSNVLELQMQKKNFSMEVGQYVFLNCPSISQLEWHPFTMTSAPEEDFFSVHIRSMGDWTRDLISKVNEAEKGGFLPKIAVDGPFGTASEDVFDYEVSMLVGCGIGVTPFASILKSIWYKFKESNQKLRTKKIYFYWLCRETHAFEWFADLLHSLEGEMEERGMLNFLSYKLFLTGWDHSHAAHVMVHFDKDTDVVTGLKQKTHYGRPNWEKEFEDIHNAHPTSTVGVFLCGPQALGKTLESCCAKYSDVDPRKARFYFNKENF, from the exons GTGGTCTGGATGGGAATCAATATATTCATCTTTGTGTACTTTTACCTTTTCTATGACCTGGGACCACAGTTCTTTTACACACGGCACCTACTCGGA CCTGCGCTTGCATGGGCAAGGGCGCCTGCGGCCGTCTTGAACTTCAACTGCCTGCTGATCCTGCTCCCAGTCTGCCGAAACCTGCTTTCCTTCATCAGAGGATCCTGTGCG TGTTTCCGCAGGTCCATGAGGAAGCAGCTGGATAAGAACCTGTCTTTTCACAAGCTGGTGGCTTATATGATTGGTCTGATGACAG CTGTCCACACCATTGCTCACTTGCTGAacctggagtggttgaacaacaGCAGGCAGGGCGATTACGACAACCTCAGCACAGAGCTATCGGAGATCGGAGACCACAGTAATGAAACCTTCCTGAACCCCATCCGCTCCCCTTCCACG ACACCCTCGTACGTGGCCTTCACCACCATCGCTGGGATCACCGGGGTCATCATCACGCTGtccctcatcctcatcatcaccTCGTCCATGGAGGTCATCCGCCGCAGCTACTACGAGGTCTTCTGGTACACCCACCATCTCTTCATCATCTTCTTCGCAGGGCTCGTCTTCCACGGGGCCGG GCGTATTGTTCGCTCTCAGACGAAAGACAGCATGTATGAACACAACGTCACCTACTGTAAGGATCGACCTCTGGACTGGGGAAAGATCCCAGAGTGCCCTATGCCTCAGTTCGCAGGAGGGGCGCCAGGG ACCTGGATGTGGGTTCTGGGGCCCATGGTTCTCTATGTGTTTGAAAGAATCCTCCGCCTCTACCGATCACTGCAGAAAGTCATCCTCAGAAAG ACGGTGATCCACCCCTCCAATGTGCTGGAGCTGCAGATGCAGAAGAAGAACTTTAGCATGGAGGTGGGTCAGTACGTGTTTTTGAACTGCCCCTCCATCTCCCAGCTGGAATGGCACCCCTTCACCATGACCTCGGCCCCGGAGGAGGACTTCTTCAGCGTGCACATCCGCTCCATGGGGGACTGGACCAGGGATCTCATCAGCAAGGTCAACGAGGCGGAGAAGGGGGGGTTTCTGCCCAA GATTGCAGTAGACGGGCCCTTTGGCACGGCCAGCGAGGATGTCTTCGATTACGAGGTCAGCATGCTGGTTGGCTGTGGAATCGGGGTCACGCCCTTTGCCTCCATTCTCAAGTCCATCTGGTACAAATTCAAGGAGTCCAACCAAAAACTGCGAACAAAAAAg ATCTATTTCTACTGGCTGTGTCGGGAGACCCATGCCTTTGAGTGGTTTGCGGACTTGTTGCATTCACTGgagggagagatggaggagaGGGGGATGCTCAACTTCCTCAGCTACAAGCTCTTCCTCACCGGCTGGGACCACAGCCAC GCTGCTCATGTGATGGTACACTTTGATAAAGACACAGATGTTGTTACTGGactcaaacagaaaacacattacGGGAGGCCAAACTGGGAGAAGGAATTTGAGGATATACACAACGCCCACCCCAC GTCGACGGTTGGAGTGTTCTTGTGTGGCCCGCAGGCCTTGGGAAAGACACTGGAAAGCTGCTGTGCCAAATACTCAGACGTGGATCCTCGCAAAGCCCGGTTTTACTTCAACAAGGAGAACTTCTGA